A portion of the Clostridiales bacterium genome contains these proteins:
- a CDS encoding tetratricopeptide repeat protein produces the protein MSVNHDRGIHRCRAGALAIVFIIIFGMAGCAGKAGEDPVPVSVVPVPQSLDEVRRGAQRELASGSKEASPHVTLAKVSEAEGDLAAAEQAYQRSLAIDPEQPTVHHDLAVLYFDRGDLAGAERSLRSALNLNPALHGSRLLLADVLAQAGRIEEARRHVTLVMEAEPQGIDPEMLRERLESYR, from the coding sequence ATGAGCGTGAACCACGATCGCGGTATCCATCGGTGCCGGGCGGGCGCGCTCGCCATCGTATTCATTATCATATTTGGAATGGCCGGTTGTGCGGGTAAAGCGGGGGAGGATCCTGTGCCCGTGTCCGTGGTGCCCGTTCCTCAATCGCTCGATGAGGTCCGGCGCGGCGCGCAAAGGGAGCTCGCCTCAGGAAGCAAGGAGGCAAGCCCTCATGTCACACTCGCCAAGGTGAGCGAGGCCGAGGGAGATCTTGCCGCCGCCGAGCAGGCGTATCAACGCTCGCTGGCCATCGATCCCGAGCAGCCGACCGTGCACCATGACCTTGCCGTGCTCTATTTTGACCGGGGGGATCTGGCGGGCGCTGAACGTTCGCTTCGCTCGGCGTTGAACTTGAATCCCGCACTGCACGGATCGCGTTTACTCTTGGCGGACGTCTTGGCGCAAGCAGGAAGAATTGAGGAGGCCCGGCGGCACGTGACGCTGGTTATGGAGGCGGAACCTCAGGGGATCGACCCGGAGATGTTGCGAGAGCGTCTGGAGTCGTACCGATGA
- a CDS encoding EAL domain-containing protein yields the protein MPTERRLTEVLGSVHDGSPDIVICVDEDLGIVYANQTASARAGVSARDLIGVACHEALMACAVPCGVCRADEVFESGATLSYTGGADTHHPGAEIEHTWQPIRDDTGRVLCVLERIRVEVAPGCLTGPAGPSAAATVASPPRACGHLDTTPAILLTLDKEGKVTLINKTGCELLGVPEHDVVGHPLVEEFIEPSERAQCVEHFETLLTSAPRDVEPCENTIVRPDGSRRTIEWHASALHDEDGAVTGVVASGVDISRRKAAQSELVFHSWVLDQANDSVIVHTPEGVPVYANAKAAAMCAMSREALLGLEPFGWLAEGHRALPDAVQESLEVTGAAIYETLYRTADGHTTPVEVHATAMDADGRGLIAAAGRDISERKRTEHMMTRLAFYDSLTGLANRALFLDRLRHAAATKARANERLAVAFIDLDHFKAVNDTFGHRTGDAVLVEVAKRLSSVLRESDTLARLGGDEFTVLLEGVQSERDAELVASKLLEAIERPLRVAGNEIRLTGSIGIAIGAPSEGDDSATLLTRADTAMYRAKQSGRATFCLHEPAYSEDACERLTLSRDLHHALELGEFDVHFQPIVRVEDGRLRGAEAFVRWHHPSLGPIPPATFLPIAEESGLIGIIGDWVLKTAVARFATWRPRGLPHDARLTVNLSARQLSAHGLVDRIDALVREHDLSGDVLEFEITESTVMHETGVARETLAALRDLGVRTSIDDFGSGYSSLEQLLALGIDTIKIDQRFVRGLGRNVQSTAICRAVISMAEQLGLTVVAEGVETRVQAACLRAERCHEMQGYLVSPPLPASAAETLLTRDTIAHWKGHAHGASRIAPV from the coding sequence GTGCCAACCGAGCGGCGATTGACCGAGGTTCTCGGCTCCGTCCACGATGGCTCGCCGGATATCGTCATATGCGTCGATGAAGATCTTGGCATCGTGTACGCGAACCAGACGGCGTCGGCCAGAGCGGGCGTCTCGGCCCGAGATCTGATCGGCGTCGCATGCCATGAAGCGTTAATGGCGTGCGCCGTCCCCTGTGGCGTGTGCCGCGCGGACGAAGTATTCGAGTCCGGTGCGACTCTCAGCTATACGGGTGGCGCCGACACCCATCACCCTGGGGCCGAGATCGAGCACACGTGGCAACCGATCCGTGACGATACTGGGCGCGTGCTTTGCGTACTTGAGCGCATCCGCGTGGAGGTCGCCCCGGGCTGTCTGACCGGACCAGCTGGCCCGTCCGCCGCGGCAACGGTCGCGTCGCCGCCGCGCGCGTGCGGACATCTCGACACGACTCCGGCCATCTTGCTCACCCTCGACAAAGAGGGCAAGGTCACGCTGATCAACAAAACCGGCTGCGAACTGCTCGGCGTGCCGGAGCACGATGTCGTCGGGCACCCGCTGGTCGAGGAGTTCATAGAGCCTTCCGAGCGTGCTCAATGTGTCGAGCACTTCGAAACGCTCCTGACCTCCGCGCCACGCGATGTCGAACCGTGCGAGAACACGATCGTGCGCCCCGACGGCTCCCGGCGTACCATCGAGTGGCACGCTTCGGCGCTCCACGACGAAGACGGTGCCGTGACAGGCGTGGTCGCGTCGGGTGTCGACATCAGCCGCAGAAAGGCGGCGCAGTCTGAGCTCGTGTTCCATTCCTGGGTGCTCGACCAGGCAAACGACTCGGTGATCGTGCACACCCCAGAGGGAGTCCCCGTCTACGCCAACGCGAAAGCGGCGGCGATGTGCGCCATGAGCCGGGAAGCGCTGCTTGGCCTTGAGCCGTTCGGCTGGCTTGCCGAGGGGCATCGCGCCCTTCCAGACGCCGTCCAAGAGTCGCTCGAGGTGACCGGCGCCGCGATCTACGAAACACTCTACCGCACCGCGGACGGCCATACGACGCCGGTTGAGGTCCACGCGACCGCCATGGACGCAGACGGGCGGGGATTGATAGCCGCCGCCGGCCGTGACATCTCCGAGCGTAAGCGGACCGAACACATGATGACCCGGCTCGCGTTTTACGACTCGCTCACGGGACTCGCGAACCGGGCGCTCTTCCTCGACCGTCTCAGGCACGCCGCAGCGACGAAGGCGCGAGCCAACGAACGCCTTGCTGTTGCCTTCATCGACCTCGACCACTTCAAGGCCGTGAACGACACCTTCGGACACCGTACCGGGGACGCCGTCCTTGTAGAGGTCGCCAAGCGCTTGAGCTCGGTGCTTCGCGAGTCAGACACACTCGCACGTCTCGGCGGGGACGAGTTCACGGTCCTCCTCGAGGGAGTGCAGTCCGAGCGCGATGCGGAACTCGTGGCGAGCAAGCTGCTCGAAGCGATCGAGCGGCCGCTGCGCGTGGCCGGCAACGAGATCCGTCTCACGGGCAGCATCGGTATCGCGATAGGCGCGCCGAGCGAGGGTGACGACTCAGCAACCCTTCTTACGCGCGCGGATACGGCGATGTACCGGGCCAAACAGAGCGGCCGTGCGACTTTCTGTCTCCACGAGCCCGCGTACTCCGAGGATGCCTGCGAGAGGCTTACGCTGTCGCGCGACCTGCACCACGCACTCGAACTAGGCGAGTTCGACGTGCACTTTCAACCAATAGTCCGGGTTGAAGATGGGCGCCTGAGGGGCGCGGAGGCATTCGTTCGCTGGCACCACCCGTCTCTCGGCCCCATCCCGCCAGCGACGTTCCTCCCCATCGCTGAAGAGAGCGGTTTGATTGGGATCATCGGCGACTGGGTTCTTAAAACCGCTGTCGCACGGTTCGCAACGTGGCGTCCTCGTGGCTTGCCTCACGATGCGCGTTTGACGGTCAACCTATCCGCCCGTCAGCTTTCGGCGCATGGGCTGGTGGACCGGATCGACGCGCTCGTGCGCGAGCATGATCTGAGCGGAGACGTCCTCGAGTTCGAGATCACGGAGAGCACCGTCATGCACGAGACTGGCGTGGCACGCGAGACGCTCGCGGCCTTGCGTGATTTGGGCGTCCGCACATCGATAGATGACTTTGGCAGCGGGTACTCCTCGCTTGAGCAGTTGCTCGCCCTTGGAATCGACACGATCAAGATCGACCAGCGCTTCGTGCGAGGGCTCGGACGCAACGTCCAATCCACAGCGATCTGTCGTGCGGTGATCTCGATGGCCGAACAGCTCGGTCTCACCGTGGTCGCGGAGGGTGTGGAGACCAGGGTGCAAGCGGCGTGTCTTCGCGCCGAGCGCTGCCATGAGATGCAGGGTTATCTCGTCAGCCCGCCGCTTCCGGCGTCCGCTGCGGAGACTCTACTCACCCGTGATACGATCGCGCACTGGAAAGGTCATGCGCACGGCGCCTCCCGCATCGCACCGGTGTGA
- a CDS encoding pseudouridine-5'-phosphate glycosidase, whose translation MSDLWRASDEVVAARAHGIPVVALESAIITHGFPYPANLECARESERVVREEGAVPATVGVVGGVLTVGLAAAEIERFARDGAAIAKASRRDLPVLAARGADGATTVAATMIAAALAGIELFATGGIGGVHRGAPETFDVSADLEELARTDVTVVCAGAKSVLDLGLTLEYLETRGVPVLGYQTGELPAFYAASSGHPVPARVESPEAAAAVIRAKRALGIAGGVVVANPIAEEHALDAEFLQGIIESALAEAAASGVSGAAVTPYLLARIHRATGGASQHANKQLVYANARLAARIAAAL comes from the coding sequence ATGAGTGATCTCTGGCGCGCGTCCGACGAGGTGGTCGCCGCACGCGCACATGGGATACCGGTGGTGGCTCTCGAGTCGGCGATCATCACGCACGGCTTTCCGTACCCGGCGAATCTCGAGTGCGCACGTGAAAGCGAGCGCGTGGTGCGGGAGGAGGGCGCGGTGCCGGCGACCGTCGGTGTCGTGGGTGGTGTGCTCACGGTTGGCCTCGCAGCCGCCGAGATAGAGCGATTTGCACGAGATGGTGCCGCTATCGCCAAGGCTAGCAGGAGGGATCTGCCGGTGCTCGCCGCTCGCGGGGCGGATGGCGCTACCACTGTCGCCGCCACGATGATCGCCGCGGCACTCGCGGGGATCGAACTGTTTGCCACGGGCGGGATCGGGGGGGTGCACCGGGGTGCGCCGGAGACCTTCGACGTATCCGCGGACCTCGAGGAGCTCGCTCGTACTGACGTTACGGTCGTGTGCGCGGGAGCGAAGTCGGTGCTCGACCTTGGTCTGACGCTGGAGTACCTGGAAACGCGCGGCGTTCCGGTCCTGGGATACCAGACCGGCGAGCTACCTGCGTTCTATGCCGCGTCGAGCGGACATCCGGTTCCGGCGCGTGTCGAATCACCCGAGGCGGCAGCTGCTGTGATCCGCGCGAAACGCGCGCTCGGGATTGCCGGGGGCGTGGTCGTCGCAAACCCGATCGCCGAGGAGCACGCGCTAGACGCGGAGTTTCTCCAGGGCATCATCGAATCCGCACTTGCCGAGGCGGCCGCTTCGGGGGTTTCTGGCGCTGCGGTGACGCCGTATCTGCTCGCACGCATCCACCGTGCGACAGGCGGGGCGAGCCAACACGCCAACAAGCAGCTTGTCTACGCGAACGCGCGGCTGGCCGCCCGAATTGCCGCCGCGCTCTGA
- a CDS encoding carbohydrate kinase family protein, with protein MHSRDGTEGLRVLVVGGANTDILGMADARTIAGDSSPGHIRVSTGGVGHNIAINLVRMGATVNLVTAFGGDERARHLILECRKAGVDISHSVFVDEAPGSTYVAVIDRSGNPVAAVSDMSVLEYLTPAAIRVSLEGLEAIDGVVVDANPAPATLSQVFESCSRVPVFADCVSVAKAQRLVPFLTKIKGLKASAAEAEALTGEPDPALAAELLASRGPDRVWVTAGADGVFWTSGTERGYTQAPTGDVVNATGAGDAFMAGVVFATLSEWSVVRTARFAVGAAALTLATGETVSEDMSVLAASTAVKKERE; from the coding sequence ATGCATTCGCGTGATGGCACGGAAGGACTTCGTGTGCTCGTTGTCGGCGGAGCGAACACCGACATCCTGGGCATGGCCGATGCACGGACAATCGCGGGCGACTCAAGTCCAGGCCACATTCGTGTGAGCACGGGAGGTGTCGGTCACAATATCGCGATAAACCTCGTGCGAATGGGCGCGACGGTCAACTTGGTTACCGCGTTCGGCGGTGACGAGAGAGCCCGGCATCTGATTCTTGAGTGCCGGAAGGCAGGCGTCGACATCAGTCACTCGGTGTTCGTTGATGAAGCGCCAGGCTCGACGTACGTGGCGGTGATTGATCGCTCGGGCAATCCTGTGGCGGCCGTATCAGACATGAGTGTTCTTGAGTATCTGACCCCCGCAGCGATTCGCGTGTCGCTTGAGGGTCTTGAAGCGATCGACGGAGTGGTGGTCGACGCAAACCCCGCTCCCGCTACCTTGAGTCAGGTGTTTGAGTCGTGTTCGCGGGTCCCGGTGTTCGCCGATTGTGTTTCGGTCGCCAAGGCTCAGAGGCTCGTGCCATTTTTGACCAAGATCAAAGGACTGAAAGCGAGCGCGGCGGAGGCCGAGGCGCTCACCGGTGAGCCGGACCCCGCTTTAGCGGCGGAACTGCTCGCCAGCCGTGGTCCTGACCGAGTGTGGGTGACCGCGGGAGCGGACGGCGTGTTTTGGACGAGCGGGACTGAGCGGGGCTACACCCAGGCACCCACTGGTGACGTGGTGAACGCGACTGGAGCTGGCGATGCGTTCATGGCAGGTGTCGTCTTTGCGACCCTCAGCGAATGGAGCGTGGTGCGGACAGCGCGATTCGCCGTAGGAGCGGCGGCCCTCACCCTTGCAACCGGCGAGACAGTTTCCGAGGACATGAGCGTGCTCGCCGCCTCGACGGCCGTTAAGAAGGAGAGGGAATGA
- a CDS encoding FAD-dependent oxidoreductase translates to MTETDGQTDFDVLVAGAGPAGLTAGMYSARQGLTTAVVTSDVGGQAAWAGRIDNYLGWQAITGPELVAAFREHVSLFGVRCFEGRLVSAIVPDGPGFSVYTREGDTFHALAVIIATGKAPNRLAVPGETELIGRGVSYCATCDAAFFSRRDVAVVGPGESAADAALQLAALGVNRVTVLTSAPLKAPSAVLERITAEPSITVRERVKVTRIEGKDRVTGVALVDKATSIEEILPVAGVFIETGAIAAAEFTAGLVDVNGKGEIIVDRSCATSHPGIYAAGDVTNGLGKQVIIAAGEGARAAIAAGRDLKRR, encoded by the coding sequence ATGACGGAGACAGACGGACAGACCGATTTCGACGTGCTGGTAGCCGGGGCGGGACCCGCTGGGCTTACCGCGGGCATGTACAGCGCACGTCAGGGACTCACGACCGCGGTCGTAACCAGCGACGTCGGCGGACAGGCCGCGTGGGCTGGCCGTATCGATAACTACCTCGGCTGGCAGGCGATCACGGGACCGGAACTTGTCGCCGCGTTCAGGGAGCACGTCTCACTGTTCGGCGTACGTTGCTTCGAAGGTCGGCTTGTAAGCGCGATCGTCCCCGATGGGCCGGGATTTTCCGTCTACACACGTGAGGGAGACACGTTCCACGCACTGGCGGTGATCATCGCTACCGGCAAGGCGCCCAACCGCCTCGCAGTCCCAGGAGAAACCGAACTCATCGGCCGCGGGGTATCATACTGCGCCACATGCGATGCCGCATTCTTCTCCCGCCGGGATGTCGCGGTTGTGGGACCGGGCGAGTCTGCTGCGGACGCCGCTCTCCAGCTTGCGGCTCTCGGCGTCAATCGTGTCACTGTGCTGACGTCCGCTCCGCTCAAGGCGCCCTCCGCCGTTCTCGAACGTATCACAGCCGAGCCAAGCATCACGGTACGTGAGCGCGTCAAAGTCACGCGCATCGAAGGGAAGGACCGCGTAACTGGCGTGGCCCTTGTAGACAAGGCCACATCAATCGAAGAGATCTTGCCTGTAGCTGGTGTGTTCATCGAAACCGGAGCCATCGCTGCCGCCGAGTTCACAGCGGGACTTGTGGATGTGAACGGCAAAGGCGAGATCATCGTCGACCGCTCGTGCGCGACAAGCCATCCCGGCATCTACGCTGCGGGTGACGTGACTAACGGCCTCGGCAAGCAGGTGATCATCGCGGCCGGCGAGGGTGCCCGGGCCGCGATCGCCGCTGGCCGCGACCTCAAGCGGCGGTGA
- a CDS encoding glycerophosphodiester phosphodiesterase, with protein MDPRALTFVRATIGAAAAGTLICGVGWSIAADLISTPQEAPTWLRETPIAHRGLHTGDAVRPENSLAAFRAAADGGYPIELDVHLAADGVPVVFHDDALERMTGDPRLVSEVTSAELKNLALLNSSERIPALDEVLALVENRVPILIEIKQRGEPGALERAVVNVVRAHPAEVAVQSFNPYSLAYVKTIAPDLPRGQLSGSLAGEKLPGWQTFALRHTLMNWASKPAFIAYELDALPSWGTSLQRARGRPLLGWTANNPEDFERAQHVCDGVIFSHGAF; from the coding sequence ATGGACCCGCGAGCGTTGACGTTCGTGCGTGCGACGATCGGCGCGGCTGCTGCTGGAACGCTCATCTGTGGTGTCGGCTGGTCGATCGCGGCAGACCTCATCAGCACGCCGCAGGAGGCGCCGACGTGGTTGCGCGAGACCCCGATCGCGCACCGGGGACTCCACACCGGCGACGCGGTGCGTCCGGAAAACTCCCTCGCGGCGTTCAGGGCCGCGGCGGACGGCGGCTACCCCATCGAGCTTGACGTCCACCTCGCGGCGGACGGCGTGCCCGTGGTCTTCCACGACGATGCCCTTGAGCGCATGACAGGCGATCCTCGCCTCGTCAGTGAAGTGACCTCGGCAGAGCTCAAGAACCTTGCGCTGCTCAACTCAAGCGAGCGGATACCGGCGCTCGACGAGGTGCTCGCCCTGGTTGAGAACAGGGTGCCCATCCTCATCGAGATCAAGCAACGCGGTGAGCCGGGCGCACTTGAACGAGCTGTCGTCAACGTTGTCCGGGCGCATCCGGCCGAGGTCGCCGTGCAGTCGTTCAACCCCTACTCGCTAGCGTACGTCAAGACCATCGCACCCGATCTGCCGCGGGGCCAGCTCTCTGGCTCGCTTGCCGGAGAGAAACTCCCAGGATGGCAGACGTTCGCGTTGAGGCACACACTCATGAACTGGGCGAGCAAGCCCGCGTTCATCGCCTACGAACTCGATGCGCTGCCCTCATGGGGAACGTCCCTGCAGCGCGCGAGGGGCCGTCCGCTACTCGGATGGACGGCGAACAATCCTGAAGACTTTGAGCGCGCCCAACACGTGTGCGACGGAGTGATTTTCAGTCATGGCGCGTTTTGA
- a CDS encoding HAD family hydrolase: protein MLIIDIPGKGCLTLAHLVLDVNGTIAFDGVLIDGVEEAVAALGGTLKVALVTADAHGGAAAMAASLGVGVTVIEPGNESAQKAAFVESLGASSTVAVGNGANDDAMLKASAIGICVIGPEGAAGPAVVSADVVTRSIGDALGLLRVPSRLTATLRV from the coding sequence ATGCTTATCATAGATATTCCTGGAAAGGGATGTCTCACGTTAGCGCATCTCGTGCTCGATGTGAACGGGACAATCGCTTTCGATGGCGTGCTGATCGACGGCGTCGAAGAGGCGGTAGCCGCGCTTGGTGGCACGCTTAAGGTAGCGCTGGTCACTGCCGACGCTCACGGGGGCGCCGCCGCAATGGCCGCGTCGCTCGGCGTTGGTGTCACGGTGATCGAACCGGGGAATGAGTCGGCGCAGAAGGCCGCATTCGTGGAGTCGCTGGGGGCGTCTTCGACGGTGGCCGTGGGCAACGGCGCGAACGACGACGCCATGCTCAAGGCATCCGCGATAGGAATCTGCGTCATCGGGCCAGAGGGGGCCGCGGGGCCGGCGGTCGTATCGGCCGATGTCGTCACCCGGTCGATAGGCGACGCACTAGGCTTGTTGCGCGTCCCAAGCCGCCTGACTGCGACGCTTAGAGTCTGA
- a CDS encoding transcriptional repressor has translation MIDRDQAFERIRQAGLRLTPQRRAVIEELAGDRSHPLAENVASRVAARVPGVSLSTVYKILHELGGLGLVRELSLPGAMRFDPDVDPHAHLVCSECGSVYDIPVPVATTEDLFSAAERATGTDVIHMEVTLYGRCAQCSPRA, from the coding sequence ATGATCGACAGAGACCAGGCGTTCGAACGCATCCGCCAAGCGGGGCTTAGACTGACGCCTCAACGACGGGCCGTCATTGAAGAGCTCGCCGGTGACCGCAGTCATCCGCTCGCTGAGAATGTGGCCTCTCGGGTTGCCGCGCGTGTGCCCGGAGTCTCGCTTTCAACCGTCTACAAGATATTGCACGAACTGGGTGGTCTCGGGCTCGTACGCGAACTCTCGCTCCCGGGCGCGATGCGATTCGATCCCGATGTTGATCCTCACGCGCACCTTGTGTGCTCTGAGTGCGGTTCGGTTTACGACATTCCCGTGCCTGTCGCGACCACCGAAGATCTGTTCTCAGCCGCGGAACGGGCTACGGGCACTGACGTCATTCACATGGAGGTCACGCTGTATGGGCGATGCGCCCAGTGCAGTCCCCGTGCATGA
- a CDS encoding DUF188 domain-containing protein, whose translation MRGTLPSMTTLYIDADACPVTRQAISIAHSARVPVVLVGNETQNFARYTERSGVSAVQVASGRDAADFAMVEMLRAGDVVVTHDTGLAAMALGRGAHALSPRGRMWLASTIDLELAVRHAEQRHRRAGGRTRGPAPFDDDDRERFALALRRVLAEMTGRPGRTPAPDVPEL comes from the coding sequence GTGCGCGGTACACTTCCGAGTATGACGACGCTCTACATCGACGCGGACGCGTGCCCGGTGACGCGGCAAGCGATTTCCATCGCTCACAGTGCGAGAGTGCCTGTCGTGCTCGTAGGAAACGAGACCCAGAACTTTGCGCGCTACACCGAGCGTTCGGGTGTGAGTGCGGTGCAGGTCGCATCGGGACGCGACGCAGCGGACTTTGCGATGGTTGAGATGCTTCGGGCTGGAGACGTCGTGGTTACTCACGACACAGGGCTTGCCGCGATGGCTTTAGGCCGAGGCGCGCACGCGCTTTCGCCACGAGGGCGGATGTGGTTGGCGTCTACCATCGATCTGGAGCTTGCGGTGCGCCATGCTGAACAGCGGCACAGGCGCGCGGGCGGTCGAACACGCGGCCCCGCTCCTTTCGACGACGACGACCGTGAGCGGTTCGCGCTCGCGCTCAGGCGCGTATTGGCCGAGATGACCGGGCGCCCAGGACGAACGCCGGCCCCAGACGTCCCGGAGCTGTGA